Part of the Desulfurispira natronophila genome, CTGTTCCGCCTACGATACTTGGGCTTAAGCTCTGGGAAAATCGGACGGCGCCTGGCATTTATTATATTTTTCCAGGGGGCCTGTAGCTCAGCTGGTCAGAGCTCCCGGCTCATAACCGGGCGGTCCTGTGTTCGAATCACAGCAGGCCCACCATAAAACTATCAGGGTTAACAGGCGAACTGTTAGCCCTTTTTTCGTGTATACGTGTATAAATTAGTTTTTATTTAGTAATTGTATTTATTTAAAAAGTCAGGTGTTTTCTATGTCCCGCCGCGAGTATCATACCTTCTTTGCATTTATCTTTGTTTTTTTGGGCTTTATTAGCGGCTGTGCGCATAGTGCACCTTATCCCTATGACGACATAGCTGCCATTCCTCAAGAGCTGGAGCCCTTTGTGCAGAACTCGCGCTTTATGAGTGAAAGTGAGCAGCTATTCTGGGAAAACCACTATCGTGAGCAGCGACTGATAGCGTGGGAAGATAACTACCAGTATGATATAAATCGAATTGTGTGGCCTTGGACTACCTATACGCCTGATAGGGGGTTTGGTGCTAATAAAAAGCCACTCAGTCAAAGCTGGTTCAGTCGCCTGGCCCAATCAGCTGATTTAGCTAATTATCCCAGTGATAAGCGCAAAGCTATCACTTTGCGCCTGGTTCATCTTCGTAATTTCCCTACCCACGAACCGTTTTTTCGCAGTTTTGATCGTCCAGGTCAGGGTTTCCCCTTTGATTTATTGCAGAACAGCACTCTTCATCCTATGACTCCCGTGCGCATCTCTCACCAGAGTGCTGGTGGCGATTGGCTATTTATAGAAAGTGATCACGCCCATGGCTGGGTTAAACCACATGATGTTGCGATTTTGAGCGAGAGCCAGGCGGAAGTTCTGGCCAAAGCGCCCTTGCTTGCTGTGGTTGCTGAAAGAACTCCTGTAAGGAGTAAGCATGGTAGCTATCTTTTTACAGCAGATATTGGAACGTTGTTGCCTGTTAAATTTGACGCAAGTGGAAAGAAAACCTTATTGGTAGTTGACCGTGAATCGCAAGGTCGGGCGAGACTTGTGAAGGGCAAAGTCAACACGCATGCGATGTCCTTATGGCCCTTGCCTGCTATTGACTCATCTCTTTCCGCCCTGGCTCAGCAGACCATTGGGCAAACGTATGGTTGGGGTGGTCTCTATGGTGGCAGGGACTGCTCTGCCTTGGTGCGCGACTTGCTGACGCCATTTGGGCGGCACCTACCACGCAACTCTCGACAGCAGTCTTTGGCAGGTCAGCTGGAAAATGTTTCGAACCTTCAGGCCCACCAGAAGGAGCAGGCACTGATAGAGAGAGGAAGACCCTTTGCTACTCTTGTAAACTTCCCTGGTCATGTAGGCCTTTATCTTGGAACTTACGATGATCATGCGGTTATTCTCCACAGTGCTTGGGGTCATCGCACACGTAATTGGCGTGGTGTTGAGGGAAGGTCAGTGATGGGTCAGACGGTAGTTACAACTTTACGTGCTGGCTCAGGGCTGGCGGGGCACGGTTCTGCAGGTCTTGTAGATCGCATGACGAGCTACACCTGGATCGACAGCCAGGTAGAGGTAGATCCTGAGTTGCGATTGCGATAAAAGCATTTGGTTAGTGCTCTTTTGCGCCTTTACTTTCAGTCACTTTTATTCAATTGTAAGGAACAACCATGATATTGGCTTTGGATACTACTGGAGAAATATTCTCCATCTGTCTCATGCGCTCAGATGGAAGCTACGCTCTAAAAGAGGTGGATACGTCGCGAAAGCACGGAACGTTGCTTCCGCTAGTACTGGATCAGTTATTGCTCACTCTGGAGAAAAACGCCACCGACATTTCACAAATAGTCCTGGTTAATGGCCCTGGAAGTTTTACTGGATTGCGGGTGGGAGCTTCCTTTATCAAGGGTATTGTGGTGGCAAATGAGCTTCCAGTAGCGGTCTGCTCTCGCCTTCAGGCTGTACTGGCCCCTTTCCATAACTTTCCGTTGCCTGTCATAGCTCTCTGCGATGCCAAGAGATCTCAGGTCTACTGTCGAGGTTTGGGCGTTACTTCCCTGGCTGACGATTGCGTTTTGAGCGTTACTGAGCTTGCTGGACAACTACCTTATGAGTTTTTTCTTTGCGGCACCCTGCCAGCAGATTTTGCTCCATTGCTCCAGAAACACCGGGTGTATAATCTTCCATGGGGGAGCACAGCACTGAATGCTGCTTTACTGCTTAAGACTAATGCGCTGGATACGAGATTAAAGGGTGAAGTTCCGTTGCATTATATCCGCAAATCCCAGGCTGAGGAAGCTATATGAGTGACTCCCTGCAAGTACAGCTTTTGTCACTTAATGATCTTGACGGGATTGAGCGCATCGAACGCGCTCGCTTTAGTCATCCTTGGAGCCGGGATCAACTTGAGAGTGAGCTACAGCACCCGCGTATTTTAGCTTTGGGCGCCCACCACCATGGCTCTCTTTTGGGCTACCTCTTTGCCTACATTCTCCCAGGTGAAGCCCAACTTAATAACGTTGCGGTGGACCCTGAATTTTCCCGTATGGGCGTAGCTACTTTACTAATGAACCAACTCGAGTCAGCAGCTCGTGCCGCGGAGTGTCAAAAAATTGTATTGGAAGTAAACGCTTCCAATCAGGGTGCTATTGCTCTCTACTGTCAGTGTGGCTACCAGCAGTTGGGAAAGCGAAAAAAATATTATCGTGATGGTGGAGATGCCTTGTTGATGGAGAAAATACTGGGTTAGATTGCATCTTAGTTTTACATGAGGGGGCACTGTGCAGGATCGTCACGTTCATTCTTTTTACTGTCTGCATGGTAGCAAGCGTACTACCGAAGAGATACTTCGCGAGCGCATAGCTGCCGGGGCAAAGCTGGTTACATTCACTGAGCACGCTCCTTTGCCTGCAGGCTTTCATGACCCTTCGCCACTGAGGGACTCTTCCATGTCAATGGATACAATTTGGGAGTATCGAGAGGAAATTCTTAAACTCAAAGCAGAGTATGCTGGGGAGTGCGAAGTTCGCTGTGGTCTGGAAGTAGATTATATTGAGGGCTATGAGGAACCTATCCGGGAGTTTCTCGATCAGTATGGACAGTTCTTTGAAGACAGCTTGCTTTCGGTGCACTTCCTTCACGGTACTTGTGTGGATTTTTCACATGAGGAGTTTCATCGATTGCTTTATGAGCACTGTGAAGGGAATTTGCAAGAGCTCTACCGAGATTATTATCGCGCTATAGCAACCGCTGCGCGCTGGGATGGGGGACCTTATAAACCTCTTCGCTTTAGCCACCTTGATTTGGTGAAAAAATTTAAGGATCAGTACCCCATACAAGAGGCATATGCTCATGAGCTGGCTATTGGCATTTTGCCAGATATTGTTGCAGCTGGCATGGGAATTGAGGTGAATTTTGGTGGGCTGAGAAAGCCGTGCCGTGAAATATACCCTGCCAAACCAATAATCAGTGCAGCAATTGAGCTGGGCATAGTGCTTTCTTATGGGAGCGATACCCACTGAGCAGATATAGGGTTAATATTATCTGCGGATTGAAAGCATATGTGACTTAATGATCTCCCTTATGTCTATAATTTCATTATTACCGCCGGATTTTGTTGTATTTGATTTGCACCTGTATCGCAAGAGTGAGATAAATACCAGTTGACTGTTACGCTACGAGATGTACAATTATATTGAGACAATAAGTCAAGGGAGATCCATGTCACATAACACCACTGATGACATAGACCAGAAGCACCCAGGTCTAAGGAAAATATTAAGAATGCTTACCTTTGTGGATCTTCCCATTAAACGTAAGTTTCGACTGTTTGCTCTTGGCACCATGTTCTGGTTCCTAAGTATGGCGGTAGTTGCGGTAGTGGCATTTTCGATGATTCACTACAAGTATAATCAGGTTTCAGAGCAAGCTATCCCATACAGTAAAACCAGCAGTCAGGTGCTGACGCATTTGCAGGGCCTCAGTCGCGATACTGCAATAATTCTTGAGATGGAAAGTTTTAGTGATGCTCGCAGTATTGAATCCTCCCGCGAACACATCAAAAGTATTCAGTCAGCGATTAACGATTTGAATTTTACTCTTTCTGAGTCACGACCCATAAGCGGTGGTGGCAATATCGTTGAAAATCTTTTGCGCTCACTGGCAAGAGCCAATAGCGACACGCTGCACTTCTTGCAGCAGATCATGGCTTCTGTAAATGCCATCGATCGGTCTTTTGATGACTTTATGCATGTAAAACTGCAGTCGATACAATACGGTGATGTGGGGGGCTCTGAAGTTATGGGGGCCCATGAGGAACTTAGTAGCCTTATTCGCGATGCCAGTACTCTGACAGTTGATTTTTCCCAGCGTATGGCAACCGAGCATGCTCAACATAACGAAGCAATCAACACTATTATCCGCCTGTCTATTCACACCATCCTTATTGTCCTTGGTATGGCTTCGCTCTTGCTGTTCATGTTCACTCGCTGGATCAGCGTGGCTTTCTACAAGCCCATCAGTGACATAATTAATCAGATTGATTCCCTGAGTACTGGCGATGTAGATTTGGCTCAAAAACTGGTTATTCGCTCTCAGGATGAGATAGGCACTCTGTCCCGTGAGTTCAATAATCTGATTGAAACGGTATATGGGATGACTATCTACAAGAAGGTTATTGAGGATGATGCCAGTCTCGACGAGGTTTATCGTCGCATGGGTGAAATTTTCCGTCAGGATATTGGCATTGAAAACTCTATGATTTATGAAATCAATCCTCATAAAAAAGAAATGCGTGCTGCCTACCCGCCACTTGTAGGTGATACCAGGCTATTTTGTTACGAGGATATCCTGAGCGACTGCACGCTGTGCCGAGCATTCAAAACCGGTAAAAATGTATCGTCCTACGAATTTCGAGGCATTTGTCGACAATTTCTTCCAGACACCGGCATGGAGCATGTTTGTGTGCCAATGATGTTAGGTGGCAACACGGGTGGCGTGGTTCAGTTTCTTTTCCCCGCCTCCGGTGAGAGAGCCCAGATGGACAGCACGACGGCCTACCGGCTCTTTAAGGCTGAGACCTACATTAATCAGTCCCTCTCGGTCATTGAAACCAAGCGACTGATGAACACTCTGCTGGAGTCGGCAATGGTAGATACTCTCACCGGGCTTTACAATCGTCGATTTTTACAGGAGCATTCCAA contains:
- a CDS encoding SH3 domain-containing C40 family peptidase; the protein is MSRREYHTFFAFIFVFLGFISGCAHSAPYPYDDIAAIPQELEPFVQNSRFMSESEQLFWENHYREQRLIAWEDNYQYDINRIVWPWTTYTPDRGFGANKKPLSQSWFSRLAQSADLANYPSDKRKAITLRLVHLRNFPTHEPFFRSFDRPGQGFPFDLLQNSTLHPMTPVRISHQSAGGDWLFIESDHAHGWVKPHDVAILSESQAEVLAKAPLLAVVAERTPVRSKHGSYLFTADIGTLLPVKFDASGKKTLLVVDRESQGRARLVKGKVNTHAMSLWPLPAIDSSLSALAQQTIGQTYGWGGLYGGRDCSALVRDLLTPFGRHLPRNSRQQSLAGQLENVSNLQAHQKEQALIERGRPFATLVNFPGHVGLYLGTYDDHAVILHSAWGHRTRNWRGVEGRSVMGQTVVTTLRAGSGLAGHGSAGLVDRMTSYTWIDSQVEVDPELRLR
- the tsaB gene encoding tRNA (adenosine(37)-N6)-threonylcarbamoyltransferase complex dimerization subunit type 1 TsaB, which encodes MILALDTTGEIFSICLMRSDGSYALKEVDTSRKHGTLLPLVLDQLLLTLEKNATDISQIVLVNGPGSFTGLRVGASFIKGIVVANELPVAVCSRLQAVLAPFHNFPLPVIALCDAKRSQVYCRGLGVTSLADDCVLSVTELAGQLPYEFFLCGTLPADFAPLLQKHRVYNLPWGSTALNAALLLKTNALDTRLKGEVPLHYIRKSQAEEAI
- a CDS encoding diguanylate cyclase; this encodes MSHNTTDDIDQKHPGLRKILRMLTFVDLPIKRKFRLFALGTMFWFLSMAVVAVVAFSMIHYKYNQVSEQAIPYSKTSSQVLTHLQGLSRDTAIILEMESFSDARSIESSREHIKSIQSAINDLNFTLSESRPISGGGNIVENLLRSLARANSDTLHFLQQIMASVNAIDRSFDDFMHVKLQSIQYGDVGGSEVMGAHEELSSLIRDASTLTVDFSQRMATEHAQHNEAINTIIRLSIHTILIVLGMASLLLFMFTRWISVAFYKPISDIINQIDSLSTGDVDLAQKLVIRSQDEIGTLSREFNNLIETVYGMTIYKKVIEDDASLDEVYRRMGEIFRQDIGIENSMIYEINPHKKEMRAAYPPLVGDTRLFCYEDILSDCTLCRAFKTGKNVSSYEFRGICRQFLPDTGMEHVCVPMMLGGNTGGVVQFLFPASGERAQMDSTTAYRLFKAETYINQSLSVIETKRLMNTLLESAMVDTLTGLYNRRFLQEHSKQIISGVLRRKKQIGLLICDLDYFKQINDTYGHDIGDKMLKETAAVLRSTVRDSDVVIRFGGEEFLILLLDVEPGDAVQVAEKIRANIENMKINVPDAILQKTISIGVSEFPGDTDGFWQSIKYADVALYQAKDGGRNQVVRFSEEMWPKKDF
- the hisJ gene encoding histidinol-phosphatase HisJ, producing the protein MQDRHVHSFYCLHGSKRTTEEILRERIAAGAKLVTFTEHAPLPAGFHDPSPLRDSSMSMDTIWEYREEILKLKAEYAGECEVRCGLEVDYIEGYEEPIREFLDQYGQFFEDSLLSVHFLHGTCVDFSHEEFHRLLYEHCEGNLQELYRDYYRAIATAARWDGGPYKPLRFSHLDLVKKFKDQYPIQEAYAHELAIGILPDIVAAGMGIEVNFGGLRKPCREIYPAKPIISAAIELGIVLSYGSDTH
- the rimI gene encoding ribosomal protein S18-alanine N-acetyltransferase; this translates as MSDSLQVQLLSLNDLDGIERIERARFSHPWSRDQLESELQHPRILALGAHHHGSLLGYLFAYILPGEAQLNNVAVDPEFSRMGVATLLMNQLESAARAAECQKIVLEVNASNQGAIALYCQCGYQQLGKRKKYYRDGGDALLMEKILG